The following are encoded in a window of Providencia rettgeri genomic DNA:
- a CDS encoding LuxR C-terminal-related transcriptional regulator, with protein sequence MRILVIDECYYTRLGITEYLSKNKKLNFISTGCLNDAIKSINKNSPSIVLVNLTYYCHYSNYCPTLQGLLSLSKNIRFYIYIDAPYPQTDNPLLLKNNFFILSKKIIIKTLDKVINDYEQIEKVTKLTNNTDSSIFTAKEQNIINNWMNEIPNHIISKKLGISNSTVYSQKRHIASKVFVKNRIELFFIYNVFKYLY encoded by the coding sequence ATGAGAATATTAGTTATTGATGAGTGTTATTACACAAGACTTGGTATTACTGAATATTTATCAAAGAATAAAAAGTTAAATTTTATTAGTACAGGCTGTTTAAATGATGCAATTAAATCTATAAATAAAAACTCTCCAAGCATTGTTCTTGTTAATTTAACCTATTATTGCCACTATTCAAATTATTGCCCAACATTGCAGGGGTTATTAAGCTTATCGAAAAACATACGCTTTTACATCTATATAGATGCCCCCTACCCACAAACCGATAATCCGCTATTATTGAAAAATAATTTCTTTATTTTATCCAAAAAGATTATTATCAAAACATTAGATAAAGTCATTAATGATTATGAACAAATTGAAAAAGTAACTAAACTAACCAATAATACGGATTCATCTATTTTTACAGCAAAAGAACAAAATATAATTAATAATTGGATGAATGAGATACCTAATCATATTATCTCTAAAAAACTGGGGATCAGTAATAGCACGGTATATTCACAAAAACGTCATATCGCCAGTAAAGTTTTCGTTAAAAATAGAATAGAGTTGTTCTTTATTTACAATGTATTTAAATATTTATATTAA
- a CDS encoding rhodanese-related sulfurtransferase, with product MPVLHNQVSNKILKQRMLAETEPRTTISFYKYFNIQDPTAFRNEWYQQFKALSVFGRVYIAKEGINAQISVPASNVDALRELIYRTDPALDNLRLNIAIDDDGKSFWVLRMKVRDRVVADGIDDETFNPANTGQYLKAEQVNAMIDDPNTVFVDMRNHYEYEVGHFENAVEIPSDTFREQLPMAVEMLQEQKDKNVVMYCTGGIRCEKASAYMLHNGFKNVYHVEGGIIEYARKAKEQGLPLRFKGKNFVFDNRMGERITDDVLAHCHQCGASCDSHTNCRNDGCHLLFIQCPTCAEKYEGCCSTACNEEMKLPEQEQRARRAGREVSNKIFNKSRHRLSDGLLNSDN from the coding sequence ATGCCAGTGTTACATAACCAAGTTTCAAATAAAATACTCAAACAGCGCATGTTGGCTGAAACTGAGCCGCGCACCACCATTTCTTTTTATAAATATTTTAATATTCAAGATCCAACGGCTTTTCGCAATGAATGGTACCAGCAATTCAAAGCATTGAGCGTATTTGGTCGAGTGTATATTGCCAAAGAGGGCATTAACGCACAAATCAGCGTGCCTGCATCCAATGTTGATGCGTTACGTGAACTGATTTATCGCACAGATCCTGCATTAGATAATTTACGCCTAAATATTGCGATTGATGATGATGGGAAATCGTTCTGGGTTCTGCGCATGAAAGTGCGTGATCGTGTTGTTGCTGATGGTATTGATGATGAGACATTTAATCCTGCTAATACAGGGCAATATCTTAAAGCCGAACAGGTCAACGCAATGATTGATGACCCGAATACTGTGTTTGTAGATATGCGCAATCATTATGAATATGAGGTTGGCCACTTTGAAAATGCGGTAGAAATTCCATCAGATACCTTCAGGGAACAACTACCGATGGCAGTGGAAATGCTACAAGAACAAAAAGATAAGAATGTTGTAATGTACTGTACTGGTGGTATTCGTTGTGAAAAAGCGAGTGCTTACATGCTGCATAACGGCTTTAAAAACGTCTACCATGTGGAAGGCGGTATTATCGAGTATGCGCGCAAAGCGAAAGAGCAAGGTTTACCTTTACGCTTTAAAGGGAAAAACTTTGTTTTCGATAATCGTATGGGTGAACGTATTACTGATGACGTATTAGCCCATTGTCACCAATGTGGAGCATCTTGCGATTCACATACAAACTGCCGTAATGATGGCTGCCATCTATTATTTATCCAGTGCCCAACTTGTGCTGAAAAATATGAAGGCTGTTGCAGTACAGCTTGCAATGAAGAAATGAAATTGCCAGAGCAAGAGCAACGTGCTCGCCGTGCGGGTCGTGAAGTCAGTAATAAAATATTTAATAAATCTCGCCACCGCTTATCAGATGGCTTATTAAATAGCGATAACTAA
- a CDS encoding DUF1007 family protein, protein MRLLPFFFIMLSIVAPQVVAHPHSFIEMKMALETKQNDYSGISYAWKMDPMTSADILYELKGIKPDDPRWKQQEATIMANVLMQDYFTDFYYQGEKVRFKRIPDNYHLEKDGFSLVFYFTTSFMHPLPIKHAHITIQTYDPSFYVSMTYQNQQQITLPLEVAATCQLTLEEANITDSMRAYAFSLDKSDTPDEDLALGKQFAQRVDIQCP, encoded by the coding sequence ATGCGATTACTACCATTCTTTTTTATTATGTTATCTATTGTCGCTCCGCAGGTAGTGGCTCACCCTCATAGTTTCATTGAGATGAAAATGGCCCTTGAGACTAAACAAAATGACTACTCAGGGATAAGCTATGCTTGGAAGATGGATCCGATGACCTCTGCTGATATTTTGTATGAACTCAAAGGCATAAAGCCAGATGATCCACGTTGGAAGCAACAAGAAGCGACCATAATGGCGAATGTATTAATGCAGGATTATTTTACTGATTTCTATTACCAAGGGGAGAAGGTACGTTTTAAGCGCATACCGGACAATTACCATCTTGAAAAAGACGGGTTTTCTTTAGTGTTTTACTTCACCACATCATTTATGCATCCACTCCCCATTAAACACGCCCATATTACTATTCAGACTTATGATCCTTCCTTTTATGTCAGCATGACCTATCAAAACCAACAGCAAATTACGCTACCTTTGGAAGTCGCGGCAACATGTCAATTGACATTAGAAGAAGCCAACATCACCGATTCTATGCGTGCCTATGCTTTTTCATTAGATAAAAGTGATACACCTGATGAAGACTTGGCACTGGGAAAACAATTTGCTCAGCGAGTTGATATCCAATGTCCATAA
- a CDS encoding nickel/cobalt transporter, which yields MSITSLRLRKWLVTVIVLALISYVTLQVYFHWGSWLQMSVNWQKQLNQGLADLLQETATRPFYAGGLLVVASFTYGFLHALGPGHGKLIMTTYIATQATHLKQSVLLSLFAALLQGLVAILLVSFVLIVLQLSTKHLNQVSIYAEQISYLFVILLGAFLSTNAMRRLWLINKSKKPMPLTLRRIQPLTQSQSKSVYRVVQAHSANCYCGHQHVVQSDRLQTGFKGKLLIILSMGSRPCSGALLVLLFSYVIDMYLWGIIAALMMALGTALTISLIAVFVHLMRDNALRISRLKGIQLSPYWGISLSLIAGVLFILIGVLLYQSGATEQALSPLLH from the coding sequence ATGTCCATAACCTCATTACGTCTTAGAAAATGGCTCGTTACAGTCATTGTATTAGCGCTAATTAGCTATGTTACTTTACAGGTTTATTTCCATTGGGGATCATGGCTACAGATGAGTGTTAATTGGCAAAAGCAGCTAAACCAAGGACTCGCTGACCTACTACAAGAAACCGCGACTCGACCATTTTATGCCGGTGGATTGTTGGTCGTTGCCAGTTTCACCTATGGTTTTTTGCATGCGCTTGGGCCAGGTCATGGTAAATTAATCATGACAACGTATATCGCAACTCAGGCAACCCACTTAAAACAAAGTGTTCTACTGAGCTTATTTGCCGCTTTATTGCAGGGATTAGTCGCCATTTTGTTGGTTTCTTTCGTGTTAATTGTATTGCAACTCTCAACCAAGCACCTAAACCAAGTCAGTATCTATGCAGAGCAAATCAGCTATCTCTTTGTGATACTGCTGGGCGCATTTTTGTCTACCAATGCAATGCGTCGCCTTTGGCTAATCAATAAGTCAAAAAAGCCAATGCCTTTGACCTTACGGCGCATTCAACCACTGACTCAATCGCAATCAAAAAGTGTATACCGTGTGGTGCAAGCTCATTCGGCTAACTGCTATTGTGGTCATCAGCATGTCGTTCAATCCGATCGGTTACAGACTGGTTTCAAGGGAAAGCTTCTTATTATTCTTTCGATGGGGAGCCGCCCATGTTCAGGTGCCCTCTTGGTCTTGTTATTTTCGTATGTGATTGATATGTATTTATGGGGAATAATCGCTGCGTTGATGATGGCGCTCGGCACTGCACTGACGATCAGCTTGATTGCGGTGTTCGTTCATCTCATGCGTGATAATGCGCTACGTATTTCTCGCCTCAAAGGCATTCAGTTATCACCTTATTGGGGCATTTCACTGAGCCTTATTGCAGGTGTACTGTTTATATTGATAGGCGTTTTGCTATACCAAAGTGGTGCAACCGAGCAAGCGCTTTCGCCATTATTACATTAA
- the ttrA gene encoding tetrathionate reductase subunit TtrA, whose product MAKFSRRQWLKGGLVVGGIALFGASYRDVAKRAVDGLVNGTSGKVTLDRLNGNSLRPEGQALKGWQENPEQVVAMTQCFGCWTQCGIRARVDTAKNEVLRIAGNPYHPLSHEEHFPYGMPLKTAFNKMSGESGLEHRSTACARGATLMEGLTSPLRILEPMKRVGKRGEGKWKRISFEQLIKEVVEGGDLFGEGHVDGLRAIRDLETPLDPSQPKLGPKANQLLVTNAGDDGRDGFIRRFAQNAFGSKNFGAHGSYCGLAYRAGSGALMDDLDKNAHVKPDWDNVRFALFLGTSPAQSGNPFKRQGRQLATARLRDSFNYVVVSPALPLTTTLANDHGHWVPVQPGTDAALVMGMIRWIIENERYNAKYLSVPSEKSMESMGEKSWTNATHLVITDDSHPLAGKLLISSYLTGEGEDEKAYLVQDASGELKLADEVPAAELFVTRTVTLHDGSEVTVKSSFQCLKEAANRMTLEEYSERCHVPVKTIESLGKALTSYGRKAAVISHGGMMGGNGFYTAWSVIMLNALIGNLNLKGGVSVGGGKFNGENDGPRYNMASYKGKVKPKGVVLSRSNEVYEKSDEFKARLAAGEKPYPAKAPWYPFAKGQLTEQLASALMGYPYALKAWITNMTNPVYGIAGIRQVMEEKLKDPKHLPLIIGIDAFMNETTALADYIVPDTHNFESWGFSAPWSGVQVKASTARWPIVEPRTAKTADGQPISMESFCIAVAKELKLPGFGDNVIEDMDGNMHSLNTAEDYYLRVAANMAWLGEKPVPEAATEDIQISGVERILPAITRTLKPEEVRRVAYIFTRGGRFAPYEKAWDGEATGPQWKKGLQIWNPTVAINRHAITGERYSGCPTYYPPRMANGEDVNKVFPEKEWPLKLMSFKSHVMSSSTTVIERLRHVKPTNLVAIHPDDAAKMGIKHGDWIRITTPGGSAETQVSVLAGVMPGVLAIEHGYGHSEMGAKQHYLDGQPMPMNAANGSGINLNDLGFADPTREVANTWLDWVSGASVRQGLPAKIELIS is encoded by the coding sequence ATGGCTAAATTCTCAAGACGTCAATGGCTTAAAGGTGGTTTGGTTGTCGGCGGTATTGCATTATTCGGGGCAAGCTACCGTGATGTCGCCAAACGTGCAGTCGATGGTCTGGTGAATGGAACTTCTGGAAAAGTGACATTGGACCGCCTTAATGGCAACTCACTGCGCCCTGAAGGACAAGCACTCAAAGGTTGGCAGGAGAATCCCGAACAAGTGGTTGCGATGACCCAATGTTTCGGTTGCTGGACTCAGTGTGGGATCCGTGCTCGGGTTGATACAGCCAAAAATGAAGTGTTGCGTATCGCTGGGAACCCTTACCACCCGTTATCTCATGAAGAGCATTTCCCTTATGGAATGCCATTAAAAACGGCCTTTAATAAAATGAGCGGCGAATCAGGTTTAGAACATCGTTCAACCGCTTGCGCTCGTGGTGCTACCTTAATGGAAGGGTTAACCAGTCCACTGCGTATTTTGGAGCCGATGAAACGTGTTGGTAAGCGTGGGGAAGGCAAGTGGAAACGCATCAGTTTTGAACAGTTGATTAAAGAAGTGGTAGAAGGCGGCGATTTATTCGGTGAAGGTCATGTTGATGGTTTAAGAGCCATTCGTGATCTTGAGACGCCGTTAGATCCATCACAACCTAAATTAGGCCCAAAAGCGAACCAGCTTTTAGTCACTAACGCAGGGGACGATGGTCGTGATGGTTTTATTCGTCGATTTGCCCAAAATGCTTTTGGTAGCAAAAACTTCGGCGCTCACGGCTCATACTGTGGTCTCGCTTATCGTGCAGGTTCAGGGGCTTTAATGGATGACTTGGACAAAAACGCCCACGTCAAACCGGATTGGGATAATGTGCGTTTTGCATTATTCCTAGGGACTTCGCCTGCGCAATCAGGAAACCCATTTAAACGCCAAGGTCGCCAGTTAGCGACAGCGCGTTTACGTGATTCCTTTAACTATGTGGTTGTGTCACCAGCATTACCGCTTACAACAACCTTAGCTAATGACCATGGTCACTGGGTACCCGTGCAACCAGGTACGGATGCAGCGTTAGTGATGGGGATGATCCGCTGGATTATCGAAAATGAGCGCTACAATGCCAAATACCTTAGCGTGCCAAGCGAAAAATCGATGGAAAGCATGGGAGAGAAGAGTTGGACTAACGCAACTCATCTGGTTATTACCGATGATTCGCACCCGTTAGCGGGCAAATTATTAATTTCCTCCTATCTTACAGGTGAAGGGGAGGATGAAAAAGCCTACTTAGTTCAAGATGCCTCTGGCGAGCTGAAATTGGCAGATGAAGTGCCTGCTGCGGAACTCTTTGTGACCCGCACAGTGACATTACATGATGGCAGCGAAGTGACAGTTAAATCGAGCTTCCAATGCTTAAAAGAAGCAGCAAATCGCATGACCCTTGAAGAATATAGCGAACGCTGCCATGTTCCAGTGAAAACAATTGAATCACTGGGCAAAGCTTTAACATCTTATGGTAGAAAAGCGGCAGTCATTTCCCATGGCGGTATGATGGGAGGCAACGGCTTCTACACAGCATGGTCAGTCATAATGCTTAACGCATTGATAGGTAATTTAAACTTAAAAGGCGGTGTGTCTGTTGGCGGCGGTAAATTTAACGGGGAGAACGATGGCCCTCGTTACAATATGGCGAGCTATAAAGGCAAAGTGAAGCCAAAAGGTGTCGTATTATCGCGCAGTAATGAAGTCTATGAAAAATCAGATGAATTTAAAGCGAGATTAGCCGCAGGCGAAAAACCGTATCCCGCCAAAGCCCCTTGGTATCCGTTTGCTAAAGGGCAATTAACGGAGCAATTGGCCTCTGCGTTAATGGGCTATCCATATGCTCTTAAAGCGTGGATCACCAATATGACAAATCCGGTATATGGTATCGCCGGTATTCGCCAAGTGATGGAAGAAAAACTGAAAGATCCGAAACATCTTCCATTGATTATTGGTATTGATGCCTTTATGAACGAAACCACTGCGTTGGCCGACTACATTGTGCCAGATACGCATAACTTTGAAAGTTGGGGATTCAGCGCGCCGTGGTCTGGTGTTCAAGTTAAAGCCAGTACCGCACGTTGGCCGATTGTTGAGCCACGTACGGCAAAAACGGCGGACGGGCAGCCAATATCAATGGAAAGCTTCTGCATCGCCGTGGCAAAAGAACTGAAACTACCGGGCTTTGGTGACAATGTGATTGAAGATATGGATGGCAATATGCATTCACTCAATACGGCGGAAGATTATTACCTTCGTGTCGCTGCGAATATGGCTTGGTTAGGGGAAAAACCTGTCCCAGAAGCGGCAACTGAAGATATCCAAATCAGTGGTGTCGAGCGTATTTTACCTGCGATCACCCGCACGCTGAAACCCGAAGAAGTGCGCCGTGTGGCTTACATCTTCACGCGGGGCGGTCGCTTTGCACCGTATGAAAAAGCGTGGGATGGTGAAGCAACAGGGCCACAATGGAAAAAAGGGTTACAGATTTGGAACCCAACCGTTGCGATTAACCGCCATGCGATCACCGGTGAGCGTTACAGCGGTTGTCCAACCTACTACCCACCTCGTATGGCGAATGGCGAAGACGTCAATAAAGTGTTCCCTGAAAAAGAGTGGCCACTCAAACTGATGTCATTTAAATCCCACGTGATGAGCAGTTCAACCACGGTTATTGAACGCTTACGCCATGTGAAACCTACCAACCTTGTGGCGATTCACCCTGATGATGCCGCGAAAATGGGAATAAAACACGGTGATTGGATCCGCATTACCACACCGGGTGGCAGCGCAGAAACGCAAGTTAGTGTATTGGCTGGGGTAATGCCAGGTGTATTAGCGATTGAGCATGGTTATGGTCATAGCGAAATGGGGGCTAAACAGCACTATTTGGATGGTCAACCTATGCCAATGAATGCGGCAAATGGTTCAGGTATTAATTTAAACGACCTCGGGTTTGCTGACCCAACACGTGAAGTAGCAAATACTTGGCTTGACTGGGTATCCGGTGCTTCTGTTCGTCAAGGTTTACCGGCGAAAATTGAGTTAATCAGCTAG
- the ttrC gene encoding tetrathionate reductase subunit TtrC, whose translation MAGGVLMDGQVTYISEIMAQPQEFFWLPWAVQYFFFIGIASCAVLYACYLHWQNNSENGRLEMISVFIAITMGITAPLALTADLHQTARVWHFYAHPTLWSWMWWGSVLLPLFTTFIGLYFVALIVKMIWKKEFKATRWVALLAALSAMGLLLYTGREASILNARPIWYSWWMPVLLFLSALQVLPALIGLGARKEPQYQTRLARFQVITLLLFAVCFALWLSGDTTSGIAVRQQLDTASAGWWMLMGVCALWLITFVMSVRNVKAIRSVPYITVLALVSMAFAWTLRWIFLMEVQAVPKYNIIVNPYHFPLGTDGLMAIVGTFGLWIALTIIVREGVRWFAGRVQHG comes from the coding sequence ATGGCAGGAGGTGTTCTGATGGACGGTCAAGTGACATATATTTCTGAAATTATGGCTCAGCCACAAGAATTTTTCTGGTTACCTTGGGCTGTACAGTACTTTTTCTTTATCGGAATTGCTTCTTGTGCCGTGCTCTATGCCTGTTATTTGCATTGGCAAAATAACAGCGAAAATGGCCGATTAGAAATGATTTCGGTGTTTATTGCGATCACGATGGGGATCACCGCGCCATTAGCGTTAACCGCAGATTTACACCAAACCGCTAGGGTTTGGCATTTCTACGCACACCCAACATTGTGGTCTTGGATGTGGTGGGGCTCTGTTTTATTACCCTTATTTACGACTTTTATCGGTTTATATTTTGTTGCCCTGATCGTGAAAATGATTTGGAAAAAAGAGTTTAAAGCAACACGTTGGGTTGCCTTGCTGGCTGCATTATCAGCGATGGGCTTATTACTGTATACCGGTCGTGAAGCGTCTATCTTAAACGCCCGTCCTATCTGGTATAGCTGGTGGATGCCGGTACTCCTGTTCTTGAGTGCGCTACAAGTTCTGCCTGCATTGATCGGTCTAGGTGCCCGCAAAGAGCCGCAATATCAAACCCGTTTAGCTCGCTTCCAAGTGATTACCTTGCTGTTATTTGCGGTATGTTTCGCACTGTGGCTGTCAGGTGATACCACATCGGGTATTGCGGTACGTCAGCAATTAGATACAGCAAGTGCAGGTTGGTGGATGCTGATGGGAGTTTGCGCGCTGTGGTTAATCACATTTGTGATGTCCGTGCGTAACGTAAAAGCAATTCGTTCGGTGCCATACATTACTGTTTTAGCCTTAGTTTCAATGGCTTTTGCTTGGACATTACGTTGGATTTTCCTGATGGAAGTTCAAGCGGTACCAAAATATAACATTATCGTGAATCCATACCACTTCCCACTGGGAACTGACGGCCTGATGGCTATTGTAGGCACATTCGGTTTGTGGATTGCATTAACAATTATTGTTCGTGAAGGTGTTCGCTGGTTTGCGGGGAGAGTGCAACATGGCTAA
- the ttrB gene encoding tetrathionate reductase subunit TtrB: protein MDLSKRKFLQQIGAVTAGASLIPISEAGLNLSPTRREGNPEKRYGMLIDLRRCIGCQSCTVSCSVENQTPQGQFRTTVNQYQVTVKGEEGFTNVLLPRLCNHCDSPPCVPVCPVQATFQREDGIVVVDNERCVGCAYCVQACPYDARFINHSTQTADKCTFCAHRLEVGLLPACVESCVGGARIIGDLKDPNSTIRKMLTEHEAEIKVLKPESGTLPQVFYLGLDDAFVEPLQDKGQPALWQEVF, encoded by the coding sequence ATGGATCTGAGTAAACGAAAATTTCTACAACAAATTGGGGCAGTAACGGCAGGTGCGTCGTTAATTCCAATATCGGAAGCTGGCTTAAACCTCTCTCCAACACGCCGTGAAGGCAACCCTGAAAAGCGTTATGGGATGCTAATAGATTTACGTCGTTGTATTGGTTGCCAATCTTGCACTGTGAGCTGCTCGGTTGAAAACCAAACACCACAAGGTCAATTCCGAACCACCGTTAACCAATATCAAGTGACCGTCAAGGGGGAGGAAGGCTTTACCAACGTGCTGCTTCCTCGCTTATGTAACCACTGTGATTCACCACCTTGCGTGCCAGTATGCCCCGTTCAAGCGACCTTTCAACGGGAAGACGGTATTGTCGTGGTTGATAACGAACGCTGTGTAGGCTGCGCATATTGTGTACAAGCATGCCCGTATGATGCCCGTTTTATTAATCATTCCACACAAACAGCAGATAAATGCACTTTCTGTGCACACCGCTTAGAAGTCGGTCTATTACCTGCTTGTGTTGAGTCCTGTGTTGGCGGTGCGCGTATCATTGGCGACTTAAAAGATCCAAATAGCACTATTCGTAAAATGCTGACTGAACATGAAGCCGAAATCAAAGTGCTAAAACCTGAAAGTGGCACGTTACCGCAAGTTTTCTATCTCGGTTTGGATGATGCATTTGTAGAGCCGCTACAAGACAAAGGGCAACCCGCATTATGGCAGGAGGTGTTCTGA
- the ttrS gene encoding tetrathionate respiration histidine kinase TtrS — translation MLKKSSIPLYHILLTMILTWSFPAISAQWTIGVLALRGPSSTQSHWQPLVDTLNDSIPGERFTLHPLNLDEMRDAVSTQKIDFLLTNPAQFIQLDSRYHLRWLLSLRSDVEPNSTTRNVIGSLILVRNESQITEPQNLIGKKVGAISPDAFGGYLLGYKVLRDLGFDAEKDFQMQFLGFPADALLYALRDDSLSAVIVPVCLLENMHSEGLIDKNQFRPLIQHPSSLSCLTSTELYPNWSFAALSDVPDNLVDKVTKTLLSTDKSTMRWGAPASVTQVETLLRDVNQHPQQRQIWQDIVSWTIQNQLTLGIVALFFILLGVNHVWIAFLVRRRSRQLEEAHNRLRQQEANLQKAQRLNILGEMASGFAHELNQPLSAIRHYAQGCILRLNKESEKHPLINALTKIDDQAQRGADIIRNLRLWAGKPGQDPALNLSQQSVKQAINHIWQLLRVEHHYPNAKLLLPDTHDVSLMLPETLLEQLLSNLVSNSLQAGATRLSFGFHFAQGRFLLVLQDDAGGMPTEQLEQGITPFATTKKEGLGLGLVICQRLIQSQGGDIRVENNLSDDGLNGLRVTLIFNYPDNLHD, via the coding sequence ATGTTAAAAAAATCGTCTATACCGTTGTATCACATACTATTAACCATGATTTTGACATGGTCATTTCCTGCGATTTCCGCACAATGGACGATCGGTGTTTTAGCCTTGCGTGGCCCAAGCTCTACCCAATCTCACTGGCAACCCTTAGTCGATACCTTAAATGATTCCATACCTGGAGAACGTTTCACTCTTCACCCCCTAAACCTTGATGAAATGCGTGACGCCGTTTCGACTCAAAAGATCGATTTTTTACTCACCAATCCAGCGCAATTTATTCAGCTTGATAGCCGCTATCACCTACGCTGGTTACTTTCACTGCGCTCGGATGTTGAGCCCAATAGCACCACACGCAATGTCATCGGTAGCCTGATATTAGTGCGCAACGAAAGCCAGATTACTGAACCACAAAATTTGATTGGTAAAAAAGTTGGGGCAATTTCCCCGGATGCGTTTGGTGGGTATTTATTAGGCTATAAAGTACTGCGTGATTTAGGCTTTGACGCAGAAAAAGACTTTCAGATGCAATTTTTAGGCTTCCCGGCAGATGCCTTGTTATACGCATTGCGCGATGATTCGCTATCAGCAGTAATTGTTCCTGTCTGTTTGTTGGAAAACATGCACAGTGAAGGACTTATTGATAAAAACCAATTTCGCCCACTTATTCAACATCCTAGCTCATTATCCTGCCTTACTAGTACAGAACTCTATCCAAATTGGTCCTTTGCCGCATTGAGTGACGTACCGGATAACCTTGTCGATAAAGTGACCAAAACATTACTTTCGACAGATAAAAGCACCATGCGCTGGGGGGCTCCCGCCTCGGTTACCCAAGTGGAAACGCTGTTGCGGGATGTGAACCAACATCCGCAGCAACGACAAATTTGGCAAGATATTGTCAGTTGGACTATCCAAAACCAGCTTACCCTCGGTATTGTCGCGCTGTTTTTTATCTTGCTAGGGGTGAACCACGTCTGGATAGCCTTTTTAGTGAGGCGTCGTAGTCGTCAGTTAGAAGAGGCTCATAATCGGTTGCGCCAACAAGAAGCCAACCTACAAAAAGCTCAGCGACTGAATATTTTAGGGGAGATGGCATCTGGATTTGCTCATGAGCTCAACCAACCGTTATCCGCTATCCGCCACTATGCTCAAGGGTGTATTTTGCGGCTAAATAAAGAGTCGGAAAAGCATCCGCTCATTAATGCCTTAACAAAGATTGATGACCAAGCCCAACGGGGGGCTGATATTATACGTAATTTGCGCTTGTGGGCAGGCAAACCGGGGCAAGATCCAGCACTTAATTTAAGCCAACAGTCGGTTAAGCAAGCCATTAACCACATTTGGCAACTTTTACGGGTTGAACACCATTACCCTAATGCTAAATTGCTGCTGCCTGACACCCATGATGTGTCGTTGATGCTGCCTGAGACTTTATTGGAACAATTATTATCCAATTTAGTGAGCAATAGCCTACAAGCAGGTGCCACCAGATTAAGTTTTGGTTTTCATTTTGCACAAGGCCGGTTTCTTTTGGTATTACAAGATGATGCGGGGGGGATGCCAACAGAACAACTTGAACAAGGGATCACTCCATTTGCCACAACCAAAAAAGAAGGCTTGGGGCTAGGTCTTGTGATTTGCCAGCGCTTAATTCAAAGCCAAGGTGGGGATATTCGTGTTGAAAATAATCTCAGTGATGATGGGTTAAATGGCCTCAGAGTGACGTTAATTTTTAATTACC